From one Lysinibacillus sp. G4S2 genomic stretch:
- a CDS encoding amino acid ABC transporter ATP-binding protein → MLEIKNIHKSFGDNEILKGVDLAIDKGDVVVILGPSGSGKTTLLRCINFLEKADQGHATFGDIQVDFQNVKKKDVHSIRQRVAFVFQNYNLFTNKTALENVTEGLIIGRKVPKAEAIEIGKKALDKVGLSEKYDSYPSQLSGGQQQRVGIARAVALNPDIILFDEPTSALDPELVGEVLQVMKNIAAEGTTMLVVTHEMGFAKDVANRVIFMDGGVVVEEGSPYDIFVNPKEERTKKFLKRVIPEDYNYYI, encoded by the coding sequence ATGTTAGAAATAAAAAATATCCATAAATCATTTGGTGACAATGAAATTTTAAAGGGTGTCGATTTAGCCATTGATAAAGGTGATGTTGTCGTTATTTTAGGTCCTAGCGGATCCGGAAAAACGACATTATTACGTTGCATTAACTTTTTAGAAAAGGCCGATCAAGGACATGCGACATTTGGTGATATTCAAGTGGATTTTCAAAATGTGAAGAAGAAGGACGTACATTCCATCCGTCAACGTGTAGCCTTTGTATTCCAAAACTATAATCTTTTCACGAATAAAACAGCGCTAGAAAATGTGACAGAAGGACTTATTATAGGACGTAAAGTTCCAAAGGCAGAGGCCATTGAAATTGGCAAAAAGGCACTCGATAAAGTAGGTTTATCAGAAAAATACGATTCCTATCCAAGTCAATTGTCTGGAGGTCAACAACAGCGAGTTGGTATTGCACGAGCAGTGGCGTTAAATCCGGATATTATTTTATTTGATGAACCAACTTCTGCACTTGACCCAGAGCTAGTAGGAGAAGTCCTTCAGGTTATGAAAAACATTGCTGCGGAAGGGACGACGATGCTTGTTGTCACACATGAAATGGGCTTTGCCAAAGACGTCGCCAACCGAGTAATTTTTATGGACGGTGGTGTCGTTGTAGAGGAAGGAAGCCCTTATGATATATTCGTTAATCCGAAAGAGGAACGCACGAAGAAATTCTTAAAACGTGTGATTCCAGAGGATTATAATTACTACATTTAA
- a CDS encoding amino acid ABC transporter permease yields MNYQFLMETFFVALSGVPVALLVTIVAMLVALPLGFLLALTRINKIPVIHHIAKIYVSFVRGTPIIIQIFIIYSSIPLLLKIIFEKYNIAFDIYKINPIWYAFIVFAFSTTAILIEVFRSALSTIEKGQLEAAHAVGLSTCQAYRRIIIPQALVVAMPNICTATVNLIKATSLGYAMSLPEITLKAKVAANVGYNYVEAYIDIFIVYLILCSTVEYIFKRYEKHLSKFKVAKA; encoded by the coding sequence ATGAATTATCAATTTTTAATGGAAACATTTTTTGTTGCATTATCAGGTGTACCTGTCGCACTCCTTGTGACAATTGTTGCTATGCTTGTTGCCCTGCCACTTGGTTTTCTATTGGCACTAACACGGATCAATAAAATCCCAGTGATCCATCATATAGCAAAAATTTATGTTTCCTTTGTTCGAGGTACACCTATTATCATTCAAATCTTTATTATTTATAGTAGTATCCCATTACTACTTAAAATTATTTTTGAAAAATATAATATTGCCTTTGATATTTATAAAATCAATCCGATTTGGTATGCATTTATCGTCTTCGCCTTTAGTACGACTGCAATTTTAATAGAAGTATTTCGTTCTGCTCTAAGTACGATTGAAAAAGGTCAGCTAGAGGCTGCCCATGCAGTAGGCTTATCAACATGTCAAGCCTATCGCCGTATTATTATTCCACAAGCTTTAGTAGTAGCTATGCCAAATATTTGTACGGCTACAGTTAATCTCATTAAAGCGACGTCTTTAGGCTATGCAATGTCCTTGCCTGAAATTACCCTGAAGGCTAAGGTAGCTGCAAATGTTGGCTACAATTACGTAGAAGCATATATTGATATTTTCATTGTGTACTTAATTTTATGTAGTACGGTTGAATACATTTTTAAACGATATGAAAAACATTTAAGCAAATTCAAAGTGGCAAAAGCCTAA
- a CDS encoding amino acid ABC transporter permease → MYSAVFINIEVGEEMEKYFDASYIWNSIPVLLPFLKVTFLVAGSSIVLGTIFGLLLAAAKLSAIKLLQKLANLYTTIMRCTPSIVLLFLVYYGVPALAENFGVNLHSIETAIFVVVTFTLQFAAIMSEVIRSAYLAIDKGQFEAAVSVGLTPLQAYRRIIFPQALVIALPNFGNGMIALLQEGALAYTIGLIDIVGKANLIIASNINAHALEIYIALAIVYWGLSIIIEKFFAMLEKFFGKGKKTLETT, encoded by the coding sequence GTGTACTCAGCAGTCTTTATTAATATAGAAGTTGGTGAGGAAATGGAGAAGTATTTTGATGCATCATATATTTGGAACTCAATTCCTGTATTATTGCCGTTTTTAAAAGTTACCTTCTTAGTCGCAGGGTCTTCCATTGTACTAGGCACAATTTTTGGCTTACTATTAGCAGCTGCCAAGTTAAGTGCAATAAAGTTATTGCAAAAATTGGCAAACTTATATACAACGATTATGCGTTGTACACCATCGATTGTCTTATTATTCCTCGTCTATTATGGTGTTCCGGCGTTAGCGGAAAACTTTGGCGTGAATCTCCATTCAATTGAAACAGCCATTTTTGTAGTCGTAACATTCACTTTGCAGTTTGCGGCGATTATGTCAGAGGTTATTCGTTCGGCCTATTTAGCCATTGATAAAGGGCAATTTGAAGCGGCGGTTAGTGTGGGATTAACACCACTTCAAGCATATCGCCGTATTATTTTCCCACAGGCACTCGTTATCGCTTTACCGAACTTTGGGAATGGAATGATTGCGTTATTACAAGAGGGGGCACTTGCTTATACAATTGGCTTAATTGACATTGTCGGAAAAGCAAATTTAATTATCGCAAGTAATATTAATGCACATGCATTAGAAATATATATTGCCTTGGCGATTGTTTACTGGGGGCTATCGATTATTATCGAAAAATTCTTTGCTATGCTAGAAAAGTTTTTTGGCAAAGGTAAAAAGACATTAGAAACGACGTAA
- a CDS encoding transporter substrate-binding domain-containing protein, whose protein sequence is MLKQKKKIFQLAAIGLASLAILAGCNSDEATDKDSEDGVKVRTVKVAFDQASKPISYLDDKGNPTGYDVEVMKLVDELLPEYKFEFVGTTSDDLLIGVEQGKYQVGVKNAFFTKERTEKFIFPKEFLGLSSAGLVLRKEDEGVKTLADFAKKGYSLAPIAANNAQYTIIDEYNKANPDNKVKLQAGDAFTIDVVQWVNEKRVDGGVMIEGPFKQQVLAEDGPYYNLKDDVVYNEFAVIKTWPLFNKKEQAFADAYDKAIAQIKEQKKTNELSTKFYGRDLFEVLDTVNR, encoded by the coding sequence ATGTTAAAACAAAAGAAAAAGATATTTCAATTGGCAGCAATCGGATTGGCTTCACTTGCTATTTTAGCGGGCTGTAATTCAGATGAAGCTACAGATAAAGACTCAGAGGATGGCGTGAAGGTACGTACAGTGAAGGTTGCATTCGATCAGGCGTCCAAGCCGATAAGTTATCTTGATGATAAAGGCAATCCAACAGGCTACGATGTGGAAGTTATGAAGCTAGTGGATGAACTATTACCCGAATATAAGTTTGAATTTGTAGGGACAACGAGTGATGATTTACTGATCGGTGTTGAGCAAGGGAAATATCAAGTAGGTGTAAAAAATGCATTCTTTACGAAGGAACGTACAGAGAAATTTATTTTCCCTAAAGAATTTTTAGGCTTAAGTAGTGCAGGTTTAGTTTTACGTAAAGAAGATGAAGGTGTGAAAACTTTAGCCGACTTTGCTAAAAAGGGTTATTCATTAGCACCAATTGCTGCGAATAATGCTCAATACACAATTATTGATGAATACAATAAGGCTAACCCGGATAATAAAGTTAAATTACAGGCTGGGGATGCGTTCACTATCGATGTCGTGCAATGGGTAAATGAAAAACGTGTTGATGGTGGTGTCATGATTGAAGGTCCGTTTAAACAACAAGTTTTAGCAGAAGATGGCCCCTATTATAATTTAAAGGATGACGTAGTGTACAACGAATTTGCCGTTATTAAAACATGGCCGTTGTTCAATAAGAAGGAACAAGCATTTGCAGATGCTTACGATAAAGCGATAGCGCAGATTAAAGAACAGAAGAAAACAAATGAATTAAGCACTAAGTTTTACGGTCGAGATTTATTTGAAGTGTTAGATACTGTGAATCGTTAA
- a CDS encoding acyl-CoA dehydrogenase family protein has product MKDLFIKTERQQYWLEQLASISEPIKAEAKEVDEQSHFPYEAHKLLLQIGYPKLTLPKEYGGEGLSVYDMVLVQETLASYDENASLSLGWTLGVVGEIYEKKLWADDLLSFFAQEIKTGAIINRAVSEAATGSPTRGGRPETNAVSIEEGWLLNGRKIFTTASPVLDYFLTSAWIEEKNQIGFFLVHKDAQGLSIEENWEMSAMRGTSSHDLVLNDVIVRTNHLVELPSHPSGGKINGWILHIPATYLGIAQAARDYALHFANHHQPNSLNAPISTLPNVQQLLGDIELKLHQARFVLYGVAEAYDDPARRGLITNEMAIAKHTVTNLAIEIVDKAMRVVGAKSLQLTNPLQRYYRNVRAGLHNPPMDDMTIITLAKAAIEQQKLNENQ; this is encoded by the coding sequence TTGAAGGATTTATTTATTAAAACAGAGCGACAACAGTATTGGCTTGAACAGCTAGCATCTATTTCTGAGCCAATCAAGGCTGAGGCTAAAGAGGTAGACGAACAATCTCATTTTCCATACGAAGCACATAAGTTACTTTTGCAAATTGGTTACCCAAAACTAACTTTACCGAAAGAATATGGCGGTGAAGGTTTATCAGTCTATGATATGGTGCTCGTTCAAGAAACGTTGGCGAGCTATGACGAGAATGCCTCACTCTCACTAGGGTGGACATTAGGTGTAGTAGGTGAAATATATGAGAAAAAGCTATGGGCAGATGATTTACTCAGTTTCTTTGCTCAAGAAATAAAAACCGGTGCAATCATAAATAGGGCGGTGAGTGAAGCGGCAACCGGGAGTCCAACACGTGGAGGGCGACCAGAAACAAACGCTGTTTCAATAGAAGAAGGTTGGCTCTTAAATGGACGTAAAATCTTTACGACAGCTTCTCCGGTGCTAGATTATTTCTTGACCTCAGCTTGGATTGAGGAAAAAAATCAAATTGGCTTCTTCCTTGTTCATAAAGATGCCCAAGGACTTTCAATTGAAGAAAACTGGGAAATGTCAGCAATGCGAGGCACTAGTAGCCATGATCTAGTGTTAAACGATGTAATTGTCCGTACAAATCATTTAGTAGAATTACCAAGTCATCCAAGCGGGGGTAAGATAAATGGTTGGATTCTACATATTCCAGCAACGTACTTAGGTATTGCGCAGGCAGCTCGTGATTATGCACTACATTTTGCCAACCATCATCAACCAAATAGCTTGAATGCTCCAATTAGTACATTACCAAATGTACAGCAACTTCTAGGCGATATTGAATTGAAACTACATCAGGCACGCTTTGTACTGTATGGAGTAGCCGAGGCTTATGATGACCCAGCTAGACGTGGGCTTATAACAAATGAAATGGCAATTGCTAAACATACAGTAACAAATTTGGCGATTGAAATTGTAGATAAGGCAATGCGTGTAGTAGGTGCGAAAAGCTTACAATTAACAAATCCATTACAGCGCTATTATCGAAATGTTCGTGCTGGACTTCACAACCCACCGATGGATGATATGACCATTATTACATTAGCAAAAGCTGCAATTGAACAGCAGAAATTGAATGAAAATCAATGA
- a CDS encoding VOC family protein translates to MIRQIGQVMLYVDDQDTAVKFWTEKIGFVVVADQEESGVRWIEIAPTKDAQTTFVLHHKEIIAKMQPELNLGTPSIMFYADHIEHLYQEFQAKGVKVGDLVMMPMGRVFNFADHENNYFALVEK, encoded by the coding sequence ATGATTCGACAAATTGGACAAGTAATGCTATACGTAGATGACCAAGATACTGCCGTGAAGTTTTGGACAGAAAAAATCGGCTTTGTTGTAGTAGCTGACCAGGAAGAGTCGGGAGTGCGTTGGATTGAAATTGCTCCAACTAAAGATGCTCAAACTACTTTTGTTTTACACCATAAAGAAATCATTGCAAAAATGCAGCCTGAATTAAATTTAGGAACGCCTTCTATTATGTTTTATGCCGATCATATAGAACATCTATATCAAGAGTTTCAAGCAAAGGGCGTTAAAGTTGGAGATTTAGTCATGATGCCAATGGGCAGAGTGTTTAATTTCGCTGATCACGAAAATAATTATTTTGCATTGGTAGAAAAATAA
- a CDS encoding methyl-accepting chemotaxis protein yields the protein MKQLSLRKKLIFSFLAMLIIPTLLIGIVSYQSAEQQISEEHQASATESVRMLNTNINNMIEPKVKDIQYFSEKLNQSYLQEGKISELKSLFHEYINMHPEVELIYIGTSDGRLLDEPAQKYPEGFDPRTRPWYKHALDNKNQVSITAPYTTQTTGDIVLTITKALPDGSGVIGLDLNISTLRTITNDIRIGETGFASLLDSNKIYITHPDKESGTEATESYITKMYEQDSGTIIEKDRQLQFVTNKLTGWKVVGTMFTSEAANAAASTFNINLIIMAVSIIVGIIFMLYMIKSIVNPINRLKQSAIKISEGDLTEFIETHSKDEIGQLGEAFIAMKVNLKTLICNVDQSSQHVQTSAHGLSAHAEQNIAASQQVTEAMQQVASSTEKQTTSIDQNAASIEEIAKGVVEVADSSLQVSDLSSHAIELAEEGGQAVEQSVNQMISIHESVTQSDTMIKSLYDRTKEIGSILEIISTISDQTNLLALNAAIEAARAGEHGKGFAVVADEVRKLAEQSHQSAEQISALITGIQQETAKSVQTMIKASADVQDGLQLSENTSKKFASIIKSLRAIAPKMEDISASAQEMSAVVEEVSATAIELTDHAKLNAAASEEVAASTEQTLSSMQEMAVAAKSLLDMADELQSYVNRFKY from the coding sequence GTGAAACAACTAAGTTTAAGAAAAAAACTCATTTTTTCGTTTTTAGCAATGCTTATCATCCCAACACTGTTAATTGGAATTGTATCTTACCAAAGTGCTGAACAGCAAATATCGGAAGAACATCAAGCAAGCGCAACCGAAAGCGTGCGCATGCTTAATACGAATATTAACAACATGATTGAGCCCAAAGTGAAAGACATTCAATATTTTTCAGAAAAGCTTAATCAATCTTATTTACAAGAAGGTAAAATTTCAGAACTTAAATCTCTTTTCCACGAATACATAAACATGCATCCAGAGGTGGAGCTAATTTATATTGGAACCTCTGATGGCAGACTACTGGACGAGCCTGCTCAAAAATACCCGGAAGGTTTTGATCCTCGTACAAGACCTTGGTATAAGCACGCTTTAGATAACAAAAACCAAGTATCCATTACAGCTCCATACACTACACAGACTACCGGTGATATCGTTCTTACGATTACCAAGGCTTTACCAGATGGCTCCGGGGTAATAGGTTTAGATTTAAATATATCTACACTACGTACCATCACGAATGATATACGCATTGGAGAAACTGGCTTTGCTTCACTTTTAGATAGCAATAAAATCTACATTACCCATCCAGATAAAGAAAGTGGCACTGAGGCAACAGAAAGCTATATTACTAAAATGTATGAACAAGATAGTGGAACAATTATAGAAAAAGATCGCCAGCTACAATTTGTCACAAATAAGCTAACAGGCTGGAAAGTTGTCGGTACAATGTTTACCTCCGAGGCTGCAAATGCTGCTGCTTCAACCTTTAACATCAATCTAATTATTATGGCTGTTTCCATTATTGTTGGCATTATTTTTATGCTTTACATGATAAAATCGATTGTCAATCCGATTAATCGACTTAAACAAAGTGCTATAAAAATTAGTGAAGGCGATTTAACAGAGTTTATTGAAACTCATTCTAAAGATGAGATTGGACAGTTGGGAGAAGCCTTTATCGCAATGAAGGTTAACTTAAAAACACTTATTTGTAACGTCGATCAAAGCTCTCAACATGTACAAACTTCGGCACATGGATTATCTGCGCATGCCGAACAAAATATAGCTGCGTCACAGCAAGTTACTGAAGCTATGCAACAGGTTGCTAGCAGTACAGAAAAACAAACAACAAGTATTGACCAAAATGCTGCTTCTATTGAGGAAATTGCAAAAGGAGTCGTTGAGGTTGCCGATAGCTCCTTGCAGGTTTCAGATTTATCTAGCCATGCTATCGAATTGGCGGAAGAGGGCGGTCAAGCAGTAGAACAATCTGTTAACCAAATGATTTCAATCCATGAATCTGTGACACAATCAGATACGATGATTAAATCACTCTATGATCGAACAAAAGAAATTGGTTCCATTTTGGAGATTATTAGTACTATTTCAGATCAAACAAATCTACTGGCCCTTAATGCTGCTATTGAGGCCGCACGAGCTGGAGAGCATGGGAAAGGCTTTGCAGTAGTCGCCGATGAAGTTCGGAAGTTAGCAGAACAATCCCATCAATCGGCAGAGCAAATATCTGCACTCATTACTGGCATTCAGCAGGAGACGGCAAAATCTGTTCAAACTATGATTAAGGCTTCAGCGGATGTCCAGGATGGTTTACAGCTATCAGAAAATACGAGTAAAAAATTCGCAAGTATTATTAAGAGTCTACGCGCTATTGCCCCGAAAATGGAGGATATATCTGCGTCTGCTCAGGAGATGTCAGCGGTAGTCGAGGAAGTTTCTGCAACTGCTATCGAACTAACAGATCATGCTAAATTAAATGCAGCTGCGTCAGAGGAAGTTGCCGCTTCAACTGAACAAACATTGTCTTCGATGCAGGAAATGGCGGTAGCCGCAAAATCACTGCTCGATATGGCCGATGAATTACAAAGCTATGTAAATCGTTTTAAATACTAA
- a CDS encoding VOC family protein, whose amino-acid sequence MAVEAYLIFNGNCREAVSFYEKVFETDKAEIMTFGDSPQNPNYQLPEEAKDLVMHTRLSIFDSTVMFSDTFPGSPFTIGNNVTLAVVSDDEAKMHKAFEALKDGGEVTMELQETFWSKCYGSLTDKFGIKWQFSHEDNK is encoded by the coding sequence ATGGCAGTAGAGGCATACTTAATTTTTAATGGAAATTGTCGAGAGGCAGTATCGTTTTATGAGAAAGTTTTTGAAACGGACAAGGCAGAAATTATGACGTTCGGCGATTCACCACAAAATCCAAATTATCAATTACCAGAAGAAGCTAAAGATCTTGTGATGCATACACGACTTTCGATTTTTGATAGTACTGTAATGTTTTCAGATACATTTCCAGGCTCACCGTTCACAATCGGAAACAATGTAACGTTAGCTGTTGTCTCAGATGATGAAGCTAAGATGCATAAAGCTTTTGAGGCTCTTAAAGATGGTGGAGAGGTTACTATGGAGCTACAAGAAACATTTTGGAGTAAATGTTATGGCTCACTTACTGATAAATTTGGTATTAAATGGCAATTTAGTCATGAGGACAATAAATAA
- the guaC gene encoding GMP reductase yields MDNVFDYEDIQLIPAKCIVESRSECDTSVTLGGHIFKLPVVPANMQTIIDDSLAVKLAENGYFYIMHRFNPETRADFIKDMQGRGLIASISVGVKDDEYPFIEELAAANLVPEFITIDIAHGHSNAVIRMIQHIKKHLPNSFVIAGNVGTPEAVRELENAGADATKVGIGPGKVCITKIKTGFGTGGWQLAALRWCAKAATKPIIADGGIRTHGDIAKSVRFGASMVMIGSLFAGHEESPGETIEIDGKTVKEYFGSASEYQKGERKNVEGKKMYVEHKGSIKDTLVEMQQDLQSSISYAGGNKLDAIRNVDYVIVKNSIFNGDKVY; encoded by the coding sequence ATGGATAACGTATTTGACTATGAAGATATTCAACTAATTCCCGCAAAATGTATTGTAGAAAGTCGTTCAGAATGTGATACTTCTGTTACTTTAGGAGGTCATATATTCAAACTTCCTGTAGTACCAGCAAATATGCAAACAATTATCGATGATAGTCTTGCTGTGAAGCTCGCTGAAAACGGTTACTTTTATATTATGCACCGTTTTAATCCAGAGACACGAGCTGATTTCATCAAAGATATGCAAGGCCGTGGATTAATCGCATCAATTAGTGTTGGTGTAAAAGATGATGAGTATCCATTTATTGAAGAATTAGCGGCTGCTAATTTAGTGCCTGAATTTATTACAATCGACATTGCACATGGCCATTCAAATGCTGTCATTCGTATGATTCAACATATCAAAAAACATCTACCAAATAGCTTTGTTATTGCTGGTAATGTGGGCACACCTGAAGCAGTACGTGAACTTGAAAACGCTGGTGCAGATGCAACAAAAGTTGGTATTGGACCAGGTAAAGTATGTATTACTAAAATCAAAACTGGTTTTGGTACAGGCGGTTGGCAGCTAGCGGCACTACGCTGGTGTGCAAAAGCTGCTACAAAACCAATTATCGCTGATGGTGGTATTCGCACACATGGTGATATTGCAAAATCTGTTCGTTTTGGCGCTTCAATGGTGATGATTGGGTCATTATTTGCAGGTCATGAAGAGTCACCTGGCGAAACAATCGAAATCGACGGTAAAACGGTGAAAGAATACTTTGGATCTGCATCTGAATACCAAAAAGGTGAACGCAAAAATGTTGAAGGTAAAAAAATGTATGTTGAACATAAAGGTAGCATTAAAGATACTTTAGTTGAAATGCAGCAAGACCTTCAATCATCTATTTCCTATGCAGGCGGCAATAAACTAGATGCTATTCGAAATGTAGATTATGTAATTGTGAAAAACTCTATATTTAATGGCGATAAAGTATACTAA
- a CDS encoding phosphate-starvation-inducible protein PsiE has translation MAKAEKTGKITPERLEEALNVRDRLIIELLVQVLDEKLVIERPVLRERVANLVDLSDHDEELKETIHAVINKL, from the coding sequence ATGGCTAAAGCAGAAAAAACAGGAAAAATTACACCAGAGCGTTTAGAAGAAGCATTAAACGTACGTGATCGTCTTATTATCGAGTTACTAGTACAAGTACTTGATGAAAAGCTTGTAATTGAGCGCCCTGTATTACGTGAGCGTGTAGCAAACCTTGTAGACCTTTCTGATCATGATGAAGAATTAAAAGAAACAATCCACGCTGTTATTAATAAACTATAA
- a CDS encoding IS1182 family transposase, protein MLSKQETLALSPHMAIYDLVVPKDNMLRQMKELIDFTFVLEELETKYCLDNGRYAISPIRMFKYLLLKAIYDISDVDVVERSKYDMSFKYFLDMAPEEGVIEASSLTKFRRLRLQDVQLLDLLIHKTVELAIAQGVLKSKTLIVDATHTKARYQQKSPKEFLQEKSKQVRKAVYQFDETMKSKFPTKPTSQDIQKEVDYCHQVIQIIEENKAIAQIPSVQEKVNVLKEVIEDYELKINYSADPDARVGYKSKENPFFGYKTHLAMSDERLITAVVVTTGEKSDGNYLQELVEKSEQAGIEVNTILGDTAYSGKENLLYTKKKEIQLISRLHPVITNGQRKQESKFEFNKDADLYVCPAGHLAKSKSIKKRKNSTQNTQLKYFFDIEKCKVCPLKEGCYKEGAKTKSYSVSLLSNEHIEQEVFQETESFKQLAKERYKIEAKNSEIKNRHGYNQANATGLFGMQIQAAATLFVVNMKRILKLMNEKSKE, encoded by the coding sequence ATGCTTTCCAAACAAGAAACGCTTGCTCTTAGTCCTCATATGGCAATCTATGATTTAGTTGTGCCAAAAGATAATATGCTTCGTCAAATGAAGGAATTAATTGATTTTACTTTTGTTTTAGAGGAATTAGAGACTAAATATTGTCTAGATAATGGTCGTTACGCTATTTCACCTATTCGTATGTTCAAATATTTATTACTTAAGGCAATTTATGATATTTCTGATGTTGATGTAGTAGAACGTTCTAAATATGATATGTCCTTTAAATATTTTTTAGATATGGCACCAGAAGAAGGTGTTATTGAGGCAAGTTCTTTAACAAAATTCCGTCGATTACGTTTACAAGATGTCCAATTGTTAGATTTACTCATTCACAAAACCGTAGAACTAGCTATTGCACAGGGTGTTTTAAAAAGTAAAACATTGATTGTAGACGCAACACATACGAAGGCACGCTACCAACAGAAGTCCCCGAAAGAGTTTTTACAAGAGAAATCAAAACAGGTACGAAAAGCCGTGTATCAATTCGATGAAACAATGAAATCAAAATTTCCCACTAAACCGACTTCTCAAGATATCCAAAAAGAAGTGGACTATTGTCACCAAGTCATTCAAATAATAGAAGAAAATAAGGCTATTGCTCAAATACCAAGTGTACAAGAAAAAGTAAATGTCCTCAAAGAAGTTATTGAAGATTATGAGCTTAAAATAAATTACTCAGCTGATCCTGATGCACGTGTCGGTTATAAATCTAAAGAGAATCCTTTCTTTGGTTATAAAACACATTTGGCAATGAGTGATGAAAGACTTATAACAGCAGTAGTTGTAACAACAGGTGAAAAAAGTGACGGGAATTATTTACAAGAGCTAGTAGAGAAGAGTGAGCAAGCAGGCATAGAAGTGAACACCATTCTTGGAGATACAGCGTATTCTGGTAAAGAGAATTTATTATACACAAAAAAGAAAGAGATTCAACTCATTTCAAGGCTACATCCTGTTATTACGAACGGTCAACGGAAGCAAGAAAGTAAGTTTGAGTTTAATAAAGATGCCGATTTATATGTGTGCCCTGCTGGACATTTAGCAAAGAGTAAAAGTATTAAAAAGCGTAAGAATTCCACGCAAAATACACAATTAAAATATTTCTTTGATATAGAAAAATGTAAAGTTTGTCCTTTAAAAGAAGGGTGTTATAAAGAAGGAGCGAAAACAAAAAGTTATTCAGTTTCTCTTCTGTCAAATGAACACATAGAACAAGAAGTGTTTCAGGAAACGGAATCCTTTAAACAATTGGCAAAAGAACGCTATAAAATCGAAGCAAAGAATAGTGAAATAAAAAACAGACACGGGTATAATCAAGCAAACGCCACGGGTCTATTTGGTATGCAAATACAAGCAGCCGCAACGCTATTTGTCGTGAATATGAAGAGAATTTTAAAACTAATGAACGAAAAAAGCAAAGAATAA
- the psiE gene encoding phosphate-starvation-inducible protein PsiE codes for MNQKNSTYLQLIKAVPKSLQLFLNVCLVLLALILSFLLFKELIEFLKILIFNKGGGDYKLFLANILIFFLYFEFITMIIKYFKENYHFPLRYFIYIGITAMIRLIIVEHDHPINTLIYSLIILILIISYFIINITPLERPVRSSLFIKKEQ; via the coding sequence GTGAACCAAAAGAACTCGACATATTTACAACTAATAAAGGCTGTGCCGAAATCTTTACAGTTGTTTTTGAATGTTTGCCTAGTGCTTCTAGCGCTCATTTTATCCTTCCTGCTTTTCAAAGAACTTATCGAATTTCTTAAAATATTAATTTTCAACAAAGGCGGCGGTGACTATAAACTTTTCCTCGCTAATATTCTTATTTTCTTCTTGTATTTTGAATTTATCACAATGATTATTAAATATTTTAAAGAGAATTATCATTTTCCTCTAAGGTACTTTATATATATAGGTATTACAGCCATGATTCGATTAATTATCGTAGAGCATGACCACCCTATCAACACTTTAATTTATTCACTTATTATTTTAATATTAATTATTAGCTATTTTATTATTAATATTACGCCACTAGAACGACCTGTACGTTCATCACTTTTTATAAAAAAAGAACAATAA